Proteins encoded together in one Planctomyces sp. SH-PL14 window:
- the otsB gene encoding trehalose-phosphatase codes for MRHWISLQSELAAVARGPLALCFDFDGTLAPIAPRPELVQLQPGIPELLEHLAGDPLVRMAVVSGRALADVRTRVAADGLRFAGNHGLELDDGTIVVPPPPFYRDELEVCRMELPGRLRAPGVWIEDKALTLTVHVRATPPEFWDEVHATIAEFIQTRTTIGMRKGHAVIELRPRHGATKADAVAALLRQWELPPERLWFFGDDETDEDVFRRFPAGVMLRIQSKPESAARGHLNDPADLVAFLRWLRDRREEFPSVE; via the coding sequence ATGAGGCATTGGATCTCTCTTCAGTCGGAACTGGCTGCCGTCGCGCGGGGGCCGCTGGCCCTCTGCTTTGACTTCGACGGAACGCTGGCCCCGATCGCGCCGCGCCCGGAATTGGTCCAGCTTCAGCCCGGCATCCCGGAACTGTTGGAACATCTGGCCGGAGATCCTCTCGTCCGGATGGCAGTCGTGTCGGGGCGGGCGCTGGCGGACGTCCGGACCCGCGTTGCCGCGGACGGTCTGCGGTTTGCCGGCAACCACGGTTTGGAACTGGACGACGGGACAATCGTGGTCCCTCCGCCTCCGTTTTACCGGGACGAGCTGGAAGTCTGCCGGATGGAGCTTCCAGGGCGGCTGCGGGCCCCCGGCGTCTGGATCGAGGACAAGGCGCTGACGCTCACGGTCCATGTCCGGGCCACGCCGCCGGAGTTCTGGGACGAGGTCCATGCGACGATCGCCGAGTTCATCCAGACACGGACCACGATTGGAATGCGGAAAGGACACGCCGTGATCGAACTTCGCCCGCGACATGGGGCGACGAAGGCAGACGCCGTGGCGGCGCTGTTGCGGCAGTGGGAGCTTCCGCCGGAACGGCTGTGGTTCTTTGGCGATGATGAAACGGATGAGGACGTGTTCCGCCGGTTTCCGGCGGGGGTGATGTTACGGATCCAATCCAAGCCGGAGAGCGCCGCTCGTGGGCACCTCAACGATCCGGCGGATCTGGTGGCGTTTCTCCGGTGGTTACGGGACCGCCGCGAGGAGTTCCCGAGTGTTGAGTGA